The sequence tacatgaatatATGACCATGCTGCTGCTGCTGATGATTTCTAATGAgtgctatttttttttggttctaaTTTACAGGGAACATTATTTCAGTGCTAATGTTTCTTTCTCCGGCGTaagttctatatatatatatatatattataaattaactcatcaagattaatttcaaaattgattatatttatctatatataaatatgtgcaGACGGACATTTTGGAGAATTGTAAAAAATGGTTCGACTGAAGAATTTGAGAGCCTTCCGTATATTTGTACACTGCTAAATTCATTGTTGTGGACTTACTATGGTTTGACCAAGCCAGGAGAAGTTCTTGTGGCCACTGTCAATGGTTTTGGCATCTTTGTTGAGACCATCTACGTTTTCTTGTTTCTTCTTTATGCTCACCCAAAGATGAGGGTATAAAtgtaattaaacatatatatatacatatataattaaatgttaTTGTTGGAGTtgtgttaattaattattaaattcatTTTATTATGTAAATTACAGGCAAAGACAGGCGTTTTGGTGGGAATATTGGATGTGGGTTTCTTTGGATTAGCCATTTTAGTAACTCGGTTAGCTTTGGAAGGAGATGCACGTACTAATGCAATTGGGTTTTTGGGTGCTGGCCTCAATATCATCATGTATGGATCACCTCTTGCTGCCATGGTATGATCTTATATAATTGAacatgaaattatatttacaaaTAAGAATTGgggaattattttatatattatattttagtttttttttaaaaaaaaaattataatttgggtTGCTCTAATAATTTTTATGTCGGTTGCTATATGAATTTTAGTTACAATTTAAGTTCGTAGGtttaattacataaaaatgtaaaaaaaaaaagataactattttaaagtttaaaaataaaaaaacccaaaaaaaataagaatttttttatttttatacttcaaaataattttctttacatttttacgaaattttacatagaaatttctattgcaattagcgctgcaacctaaattacaataaaaaatcgTATAAAAACCTTTGTTGCAATTAGTGATGCAACTATTTTAGaaatccaaaccgtaaatttgaaaaaaaaaattaaaaaaatagtatatagtataatttcccaaaaaatatcacttgcaaatatagtttatttttaataattatttacctTT is a genomic window of Cannabis sativa cultivar Pink pepper isolate KNU-18-1 chromosome 9, ASM2916894v1, whole genome shotgun sequence containing:
- the LOC115722876 gene encoding bidirectional sugar transporter SWEET17-like; translation: MEDLSFSVGVIGNIISVLMFLSPARTFWRIVKNGSTEEFESLPYICTLLNSLLWTYYGLTKPGEVLVATVNGFGIFVETIYVFLFLLYAHPKMRAKTGVLVGILDVGFFGLAILVTRLALEGDARTNAIGFLGAGLNIIMYGSPLAAMKTVVTSKSVEYMPFLLSFFQFLNGGIWTLYAILVQDYFLMVPNGTGFILGIAQLVLYAIYKNAKPSININVVSDSDALLEQGWHTQSLITSSSPTN